The following proteins come from a genomic window of Clupea harengus chromosome 22, Ch_v2.0.2, whole genome shotgun sequence:
- the pip5k1cb gene encoding phosphatidylinositol-4-phosphate 5-kinase, type I, gamma b isoform X5, whose protein sequence is MPSSSFYPGSGPDKKIGHRRVDSSGETTYKKTPSSALKGAIQLGIGYTVGNLSSKPERDVLMQDFYVVESIFFPSEGSNLTPAHHFPDFRFKTYAPVAFRYFRELFNIRPDDYLYSLCNEPLIELSNPGASGSIFYVTRDDEFIIKTVNAKEAEFLQKLLPGYYMNLNQNPRTLLPKFFGLYCVQSGGKNIRIVVMNNALPRVFRMHYKFDLKGSTYKRRASKKEREKSSPTFKDLDFMQEVADGLILDTVMYNALVKTLQRDCLVLESFKIMDYSLLLGVHNLDQAEREQQMEGSQGSGDEKRPAPQRALYSTAMESIQGGAIDTEDTMGGIPAVSGKGERLLLFIGIIDILQSYRLVKKLEHTWKALVHDGDTVSVHRPSFYAERFLKFMNNNVFKKSSSLKSSPSKRGRGSLAVPKYTGPGAAWSASQLPSERDELIYDLRGARSFPALEDEGKGTPPLFEEATTASIATTLSSNNSISIPERSPSDTAEHPRYRRQAQSLRDSEVRSKEVVDIHEADKQTITVHVEVKRETEEVVDQERCPEEKKEGGEEKEEKVKAESKVETEPAAEPTQPSLESSEVAESEIQEAVISEDDTPQPADCTVASVVHEAPVTQEMAAQIQPLASSAAPVHAVPPRPRGAVDVDAVSQLSESASRGSLEDEVPVTDIYFRYNQDDLVEL, encoded by the exons aTGCCGTCATCATCCTTCTATCCTGGCTCAGGGCCTGATAAGAAGATTGGCCACAGAAGAGTGGATTCCTCAGGAGAGACCACCTACAAGAAG ACCCCATCCTCTGCCCTGAAAGGTGCCATCCAGCTTGGCATCGGCTACACGGTGGGCAACCTGAGCTCCAAGCCTGAGAGAGATGTGCTCATGCAGGACTTTTATGTGGTGGAGAGCATCTTCTTTccaag TGAGGGCAGCAATCTGACCCCAGCCCATCATTTCCCAGACTTCCGGTTCAAGACCTATGCCCCTGTGGCATTCCGCTACTTCCGTGAACTCTTCAACATTCGCCCTGATGACTACCTG TACTCTCTGTGCAATGAGCCTCTGATCGAGCTCTCTAACCCTGGTGCCAGCGGCTCCATCTTCTATGTCACCAGGGACGATGAGTTCATCATCAAAACAGTCAATGCTAAAGAAGCTGAGTTTCTGCAGAAGCTGCTGCCTGGATATTACATG AACTTGAACCAGAACCCTCGCACGCTGCTGCCCAAGTTCTTCGGCCTGTACTGCGTGCAGTCCGGTGGGAAGAACATCCGGATTGTGGTAATGAACAACGCCCTGCCTCGCGTGTTCCGTATGCACTACAAGTTTGACCTCAAGGGATCCACCTACAAGCGGCGGGCTTCCAAAAAGGAGCGTGAGAAATCCAGCCCCACCTTTAAAGATCTGGACTTCATGCAGGAGGTCGCAGATGGCCTCATACTTGACACAGTCATGTACAACGCCCTGGTGAAGACTCTACAGAGGGACTGCCTG GTGCTGGAGAGCTTTAAGATCATGGACTACAGCCTGCTGCTGGGGGTGCACAACCTGGACCAGGCCGAGCGGGAGCAGCAGATGGAGGGCTCGCAGGGCAGCGGGGACGAGAAGAGGCCCGCGCCACAGCGCGCCCTCTACTCCACCGCCATGGAGTCCATCCAGGGAGGGGCCATCGACACCGAAGACAC gatGGGTGGAATACCTGCTGTGAGTGGGAAAGGAGAAAGACTCCTCCTCTTCATTGGCATCATTGACATTCTGCAGTCATACAG GCTCGTCAAGAAGCTGGAGCACACATGGAAAGCGCTGGTCCATGACggg GATACAGTGTCAGTTCACAGGCCCAGCTTCTATGCCGAGAGGTTTTTGAAGTTCATGAACAATAATGTGTTCAAGAAGAGTTCTT CTCTGAAGTCCTCCCCCTCCAAGAGGGGGCGTGGGTCACTGGCTGTGCCCAAATACACTGGCCCTGGGGCTGCCTGGTCGGCTAGCCAGCTCCCCTCTGAGAGAGATGAGCTAATCTATGACCTGAGAGGGGCTCGCAGTTTCCCTGCGCTGGAAGATGAGG GGAAAGGCACCCCTCCGCTGTTTGAGGAGGCCACTACAGCCTCCATTGccaccaccctctcctccaaCAACTCCATCTCCATTCCCGAGCGCTCGCCCTCAGACACCGCAGAGCACCCACGCTACAG GAGGCAGGCACAGTCACTGAGAGACTCAGAGGTCAG ATCTAAAGAAGTGGTGGACATTCACGAAGCAGATAAGCAGACCATCACTGTGCATGTAGAAGTGaagcgagagacagaggaggtggTAGATCAAGAGAGATGtccagaggaaaagaaagaaggaggagaagaaaaagaagagaaagtgaAGGCGGAGAGTAAAGTGGAGACAGAGCCTGCTGCTGAGCCCACACAACCTTCCTTAGAGAGcag TGAAGTGGCTGAGTCTGAGATTCAAGAGGCAGTTATTTCTGAGGATGATACCCCACAGCCTGCCGATTGCACTGTAGCCTCTGTTGTCCATGAGGCTCCAGTCACCCAGGAGATGGCTGCACAGATCCAGCCACTGGCCTCGTCTGCAGCCCCAGTGCATGCTGTGCCTCCCAGGCCTCGGGGTGCAGTGGACGTGGATGCAGTGAGCCAGCTGTCCGAGTCAGCCAGCCGTGGCtcactggaggatgaagtgCCAGTCACAGACATCTacttt AGATACAATCAAGACGACTTGGTGGAACTTTGA